In Paraburkholderia youngii, the genomic stretch TTCCGGGATTTTTCCTGAATCGCCAAGACGATGCTCAAGCCGTATGTGGCGAGATCGGCGCACCGAACCTACAGGTGCAGTTCGACGTCTACCACTGCCAGATTGTCGAAGGCGATGTCTCTGTGAAACTCAAGCGAGACATGGTGCGTCCGAATGCAGGCATCGGCCATATTCAGATTGCGGGCGTCCCGGAACGACACGAACCAGATCTCGGCGAGCTGAACTATCCACATCTGTTCGAACTGGTTGACGCACTCGGTTACGACGGGTGGATCGGCTGCGAGTATCGGCCGAAAGCTGGCACGTCCCAAGGCCTCGGCTGGCTAAATCCGTATCTTTGAGAAGATCGGCCATAGCTGCCGCAATCTTTAAGCGGCTTGTGCAAAATACCATCGCAGCATTTCAAGGAGTGGCGAATAGTCAATTTGAGAGTTTCGAAACCGATTGACCCCAATTCAGAATCGAAGTAAAAACATTGAGCCACGCAACACGATTTCCTAGTTGGTCGCTTTCACGTGGAATGCAAATTCTCTTATGGAGAGATCCAGTTCAATGCCGTCCAAACGAAAGTATGGAGAACGGAATATGAAATCATTCAGCCTTTTGAAAGCGTTGACTTCGATCATAGCGCTGACAATCGCATCCAGCGTATGCGCCCAGAGCAGCAATCCGGCAACGGAAACAACAGCGACTGCGCCCAGCGACAAGGGAAGCAACCAGACGAACAGGGCATTGGCTCGCAAGGTGCGCGGCGCGCTCGCGAGGACGCAAGGTCTGAACGTGTCGAGTATTTCTGTACGGGCGCGCGGGGGTGCAGTGGTGCTGACCGGGTCAGTTCCTACCCGAAGTCAGATTGACGTTGCAGGTGACGCCGCCAAGAGCGTACCGGGTGTAACTTCCGTATCGAACAAACTGAGCGTGGTGCAACAGTAGTCCGTCAGCGTTAGCGTTCGGCATGCATTGGCGTTCGACGATCTATCGCTGCGTTGGAGATCGAAGTGTTCCGGAAGGCTTTGACCTCCTATCACTGTCGCCGCTGCATGCCAACATAATGCTTTCATAGCAGGGAGATGCCGGAAGGTGCGTCGGCGCTATGGTTTCCGACTCTGCCTAGCAATTGGAATCCTTATACGAGATGTTTGGTGAAGAATGACTGAATCTTATCGAACGGGATAAAATTCAGCCGGTCATACAAGTCTACATGTCCCGCCCCCGGGACGATATAGAGTTCCTTCGGCTCTTTTGCCTCCTTAAATGCGGCCTCGCTGAAGTATCTCGAGTTAGCTATTTCACCGGCAATGAGCAGAATTGGACGCGGAGAAATCCACGAAAGATTCTGGAAGGGATAGAACTGCATCAGCGCGCCGTCGCTGGTGAGGGACATAGCTGTCGTCGATCGCGGATGGAAGCCTCGGGGCGTGCGATAGTAGTCATAGAATTCGCGCGCAACCGCAGGTGAATCAGTGCTGATGACCTCAGGCGTGCCGATGACGAAAATCTTCTCACCTTTCTCCGCCTCGATCCAGCGCTGAAGGGCGATGGTTTCAATCGCTTTCCTGCGATCTGCCTCGGACATCGTATCGCCGAGTCCTTGCCGTCGGTCGCGGCCCATATCGTACATGCTGATGGTCACGACGGCCTTTATGCGAGGATCGATCTGCGCCGCGCTGAGTCCAAACCCCCCACTCCCGCAGATGCCAATGACACCAATGCGATTCCGGTCCACCGCAGGGTGAACGCCTAAAAAATCTACAGCGGCACTGAAGTCTTCAACGAAGGCTTCTGGAGAGGCAATGGAACGCGGCTGGCCACCACTCTCGCCATTGTAGGATGCATCAAAGGCTACGGTAATGAAACCCCGTTCGGCCATATGCTGTGCATAGAGACCTGACGTCTGCTCCTTCACGCCCCCAAACGGATGGCCAACGATGATCGCTGGGGATTGCCGCGAACGATCGAGGTTCTTGGGTACATACATGTCCGCGACCAGGTTGATGCCGAGTCGGTTATAGAATCGCACCTTGGCCTGATCGACGCGGTCGCTTCGGGGAAACGTCTTATCCCACGCCAAAGTGCCTTGGGCGAAACTTATGCGGTTCGACAGGGACAACACGCCAGCGGCCGCTGCGTTGACGCCAGTTAGTTTCAGCAGGTTCCGTCGCCCAATGTCCACGCTCACTTGGCGCTTAATATCGTCGTCCATTATTAGACCTCCGGAATAGATAGGTCCGGCCAGGCGCCACCGAGAGTAAACGGTCTGGACCGCTCACTTATGAAGAAGCGTTTTGTAATGACGCGGACATGCTAACCGGCTATTAGGCCCGAGCATCCTGCTTTGTCGTCCGCAGTTTGCCCACCTCAGAATATGAGAAATGTTTGTGTCTTTGTCGAACCTCAGGAGGCTCCCAGCGAATTTTGCATAGTAGGCAGCATTCTCGTAAACATCAAGAATTGCGCCTCTATCCGATTCAGCGTGGGCGCGACCATCGCACGACTCTGCGTTGGCGATTGTCGCCAGATAGGGAGGTGCTTTTGCATCGTCTGCCGCCTCTGTGCTCGCCAGCGCCACGGGAGATTTTCGACCGCTACCCGCTGTGGTTTGAAAACCGCCGTAACCCCATGGACCGTCTTGCTTTGAGCCCGGGGAACTCCTGAATTCCGCGCTGGCCAGTGCCGACCTCGCTTCTTACGAGAGGTAGGAACCACGGGGAGCCCGAGTACGATTAGCCGACTGCGGGACTTGGAGCTGACGCCGGCTTTCTAATTGTCGAAACCGATCATCGCCTTAACTTCCAGATATTCCTCGAGGCCGAAAACGCCCATCTCGCGACCATTCCCAGAACGCTTATATCCGCCCATCGGCGCCTCGGTATTGCTTACCGCACCGTTGAGAAAGACGCGGCCCGCGCGCAATTGACGGCCCACCGACACGCCTCTCTCACGATTCGTCGTAAAGACGTAGCCACCCAAACCGTATGGCGTCCCGTTTGCGATCTGAACGGCCTCTTCTTCCGTGGAGTAAGGAATCACCGCGAGCACCGGGCCGAATATCTCTTCTTGTGAGATACGCATTTCCGGTTTCACATTCGCAAAAATCGTCGGCTTCACGAAGTAGCCACGTTGAAGTCCTTCCGGGCGACCAACGCCACCTACGCGGACGGTTGCACCTTCCTCGATGCCGATTTTGATGTATTCCTGCACCCGGTCGAACTGCAACTTATTCACGACCGGCCCCATGCTCACTTGTGGGTCTAGCGGATTGCCGACCTTGATCGCTTCCGCTTCACTTTCAAGCAAGTCCAGCAGTTCGTCCATCTGACTTTCATGCACCAAAATTCGGGAAGGCGCGTGGCACGATTGCCCAGTGTTCGAGAAGGCACGAGTCACGTTCCACTTCGCGGCCGCCCGCAGGTCTGCATCATCAAGGATGACATTCGCTGACTTGCCGCCAAGTTCCTGAGCGACGCGTTTTACCGACGGCGCAGCCGCCTCTGCAATCAAAACGCCGGCCCTGGTCGAACCCGTAAACGACACCATATCGATGTCCACGTGCTTGCTGATGGCGTTTCCGACGACCGGTCCATCACCGAGCACCAGATTGAAGACGCCCTTCGGTACGCCCGCTTCGTGAAGCACCTCGGTGAGGTGGATTGCGCTGAGTGGGGTGAACTCGCTCGGCTTCAGGACCACCGTGCAGCCGACCGCGAGTGCATACGCGAGCTTTGTGGCGAGCAGCTGAAGTGGCCAGTTCCAAGCGGTGATCAGGCCGCAAACGCCAATCGGCTCGCGACGAACCGTGTTGGGGCCGAGATGATATTCGAATTCGTAATCTTTGAGGCTAGCCAATGCCTGCTTGAACGACGCGAGAGCTGCAGGCGCATGAATCTTCTGTGAGACCGGCGTACCGAGCTCGAGCGTCACTACTTCTGCCAGATCATGTTCGCGCCGAATGAAGCGCTCGATAATTGCTTCAAGCAAGTCGACCCGCTCAGCCCTCGATGTGTTGCTATACGACGGGAATGCAGCCCGCGCGGCCTTTACAGCCACGTCAACGTCCTCGGCACCTGCCAGTGCGACAGTTGCGAACGGCTCCTCGGTAGCCGGGTTGACCAGCGTCCATATGTTGCTGGTGAGTGGAGAGACCCACTCTCCGTTGATGTAGCACTTTTCGTACGACCGCATATAAGTCTCCTGTTAATTCAATCGGCCGACGTTCCGCCCTATGTACATATTGGACCGGAAGAAAGTCTGCTCTGTGAAGCGTATCCAGTTCGACGGCGCCTTTACCTTCCTTCCTTCGTCGCCACGAAATCCCTAACCTCTTGAAGCGGTTACCTCCGCGGCGCGTTCCTGCTGACCCGCTCGGATGGGTGAGTATTCGTTATCGACCAGCCCAACAGCTATGATGTTCAGCACGCGGGGCCGAGGTAATAGCGATTTCACGACGGAGCGCACACTGCGCCGTCCCGTCGCATCGAAAGCGTTATATCCCGCGCCTAGCCCTGCAGACTCATCGCCGGTCGCTTACCGTCTGGGGGGAAAACACACCAGCTGCCGTCGCCGTGGCGAAAGAAAATAAACGCTATCTCAGGATTCGAAACACCTTCCACACGCACGAATCTGAATTGGTCATCGCGACTGTGGTTGAAGTGAGTAACTCGTATGCCATCGGCAGCCCCAATCCACCTCTCGACGAGGGCGCGCAGCGATCTTCCCGAAACGTTCACTGATCTACTCCCGCTTCCATGAGTTAGGACCACCTAGCCGCCATCCAAATCCAACGGCAACCAGGAAGTCGCGCCGCAAGCAATCCTCGCCCGGCGGCCCGCGCCAGTCCGTCAACCCGCCGACGCGGTCATCGATACCATGACGGGTTTCAGCGTTGGCAGCGACGATGATAGAAGTTTGAAATCGCACAGGCGTAGGGTCAAGTCAGCTATTATGGTGCATTGGTAAGCGGCGCTAACCGACCGCCGAAGTCAAAGAAGGTGTGCCGCAACATGCGACAAACCGGACAAGCTGAAGGTCGGTTTTAGCAGTTGCATAGGAGACACGACAAAGATGGAACTTCGACACCTTCGTTACTTCATAGCTGCGGCGGAGGAAGAACACTTCGGGCGAGCAGCCGTGCGCCTGCACATTACCCGGCCTGCCGTTTCTCAGATAATCGCGGATCTCGAGGGGGAATTGGGGACGCCGCTTTTCGAACGGCTTGCGCACACCGTTAAGCTCACCGCAGCTGGCCGCACCCTACTTCCCCTACTCGTAAGAGTGATGGACGATCTGAATGAAGCGATCGTCCTCACAAAGCGTGTGGGACACGGCATGACGGGGACGCTAAGAATAGGTTACGGGTCTCTCACCCTGATGCATTCGCTATTCAAGGCCGCCGTGAAGCTCTTTCGTACGACCTATCCCGAAATCAATCTGTCCTTGGTGGAGGTGTCTACCTCTCAACAAGCGAAGGCTCTCGCGGAAGGAAAAATTGATGCCGGTTTCATGCATCTGGGACCCAATCCACATCCAGGAAAGCGACGTACCGAGATCAACATGGAGCGTGAAGGCATCGTCCTGGATTCCGTATGCATTCAAACAGGCAGTGTTGGTGTAGCGGTTCCCAACGACCACCGATTTGCGCGTCGAAAGTCACTCACGCTCGAAGATCTTGCCGACGAACCGCTAGTGGTAGATCCTAAGTCGAGCAGTAGCCTTAGTTACGGACAGCTCTATGCTTTCTGTCAGGCGGCAGGATTCGAGCCCAATATCGTTCAGGAGGTCAGCACAATTGCGTCTCAGCTTAACCTGATCTCCGTTGGTATGGGTATCGGACTGGCGGTCATGGGGAAGAACTTCCAGTACCCTAGCGACGTGACGGTCGTTCCACTGATGAACCTCAACTATTCGACAAGGTTCATATTCGGATGGGTGCACCGGCAGAATGACCCTGTCCTCGACAAGATGATCGAGATCGTGAAGAATCTGTCGAAGTAATATGGCCCGCGGCCTCTGGGGTCGTTCGACGCTCCAGAGGCCGCAGGATTTGTATGAGACGCCAGGATGTGCTAACGCTTTAATACATCCGGGTTCACCATGTTCGCGCTCAGGTTGCCATCCAGCGCGCTGATAAGATTCTCTGCCGCATTTCTGTTCATGGCTTGACGAGTTTCGTGTGTCGCAGAGCCTATGTGGGGCAGCGTCACGACGTTGTCCAACTTCAGCAACGGCGACTCTGCCGGGAGAGGTTCCTCCCAATATACGTCGAGACCGGCGCCCGCGATGGTGCCATCCTTCAGCGCCTCGATCAGTGCCGGCTCATCGACAATCGGACCACGTGATGCATTGATGAGGAACGCGCTGCGCTTCATCGCTTTGAGTTGTGGCGTGCTGATCAGATTGCGTGTTTCCGGAGTCAACGGCGCTTGCACGAGAACGAAATCGGACGATTTCAGTAGTTCGTCCAATCCGACCTTCTTCGCGCCGTACTCGCGTTCGGCGAGCGCGTTGACGGCTCGATCGGTATACAGGACGTTCATCTCAAAACCCAAGGCCGCGCGTCGAGCAACCGACGTCCCGATACGCCCCAACCCAATGATGCCCAGCGTCTTATGGTGAACATCCACCCCGAACCGATCCTCAGCGATCTTCTTCGTCCAGTTACCAGCCTTCACATATGACGCCAGTTCGGCCAAGCGTCGTCCGGTAAGCAAGACCAGCGAGAACGCAGTATCGGCAGTGGACTCAGTGAGAACATCCGGTGTGTTGGTTAGCAAAATCCCACGCTGGTTCAGATAGTCGACGTCGAAAGCATCAAATCCAACCGAAACAGTGGAAAGCACCTTGAGACGGGTTGCACCATCCAGCGTTTCGGCATTCATTTTGACGCCGGTTCCGATTGCCCCATCGGCATCTTTGAGTGCTTCAATTAGCGCGCCAGGTTGCTTCGGATCGACAATCGTCACTTCTGCGTGAGAGCGCAGGTATTGAATCGTTTCTTCTGGGAGTGGTTTGTAGACTACGATCTTTTTCATTCAAAAAATCCTCAAGATATGTGGCAGCGTCCCAAGTCGGCCGACTAGCAAGACGGGGGTGCCAGTCCTCATTGGCGGGCTCGTGATCACCTGAACTGAAAGCACAACTGAAACTAGTCGCAAGCCTGCCGCTCGCCGGTTCCAGCCGCGCCAGACGTTCCTGCTGGAACGCCCGCTCAGAGGTCTCGCATCACCGCTGCCTTGGCGCTCGCAGCACTGAGCAGGAAGGAAATGTCCGTGCCAGCAGAAACGTAGCGGGCGCCCATCTCAACGAATTGAGCGACGAGTTTCGGATGCGAGTTGAGACCACCAACACCGAGGTGTTTTCCGTGCTTGCGGCAAGCTGCCATGCCCCTCGAATAAGCATCGCGAATCATCTCGTGCTCGAACTGACCCGGGATGCCCAACGATGCGCAAAGGTCGTTCGTTCCGATGAACAGCAAGTCGACACCGTCAATCGCGGCAATTTCGTCGATCGCGGCAAGCGCTTCCTTGGTCTCGATCATGATGACGACCATCGTCGCGTCATTCACGGCTTGGCCGACCTCCGAGCTTGGAAGCGAACGAAAGCCCATATGCGGCAGCACTCCACCATGCGAGCGTTCCCCCAGCGGCGGGAACTTTGCCGCACGGACGACCTGCCTGGCCTGCTCCGCGGACTCTACATGCGGCGCAATCACGCCGAGTGCGCCACCATCCAGAATCCGCGCAATGACATCTGGAGATAGGTTCGGCAATCGAACGAACGGGGCGATCTCAGCGTTCATGGCCGTCATGCAAATCTGAGCGGCAGATTCAATCGACAGGGTACTGTGTTCCAGGTCGATGTAGAACGTATCAAAGCCAGCTGTTTTCGCGATCGCCACGATCTCCGCTGTCCTTACCAGGCGAACGGTCATCGAGAGCGCCACCTCATCGCGTGCGAGCTTTTCCTTAACGACGTTCCGAACCAGATCCCGCGCAGCTACTTTCATTTTGTCCCCTCAATTTCAGACGCAGAAGAATTCGACTATCAGACGAGCGGCTCATACTTAGCATAGCTAGAAACTGCATTAACTGCCTGTTGCCCTGTCGCATTTCATTGCGCCCGAGAACTTCAATCGCACTTTCTGGATCTCCAAGCCAACAAAGCATGGATACCTGCTCAAACCGATGCCAACCGACTACTTACTAATAACTTCAAAAGCTTCCGGCTAACGCACGTGGCTGAGCGCACGTTTCAGGGCGGCGACGCCGCTACGCGGGCTTGACAACACCGGAACGC encodes the following:
- a CDS encoding BON domain-containing protein, translated to MKSFSLLKALTSIIALTIASSVCAQSSNPATETTATAPSDKGSNQTNRALARKVRGALARTQGLNVSSISVRARGGAVVLTGSVPTRSQIDVAGDAAKSVPGVTSVSNKLSVVQQ
- a CDS encoding alpha/beta hydrolase: MDDDIKRQVSVDIGRRNLLKLTGVNAAAAGVLSLSNRISFAQGTLAWDKTFPRSDRVDQAKVRFYNRLGINLVADMYVPKNLDRSRQSPAIIVGHPFGGVKEQTSGLYAQHMAERGFITVAFDASYNGESGGQPRSIASPEAFVEDFSAAVDFLGVHPAVDRNRIGVIGICGSGGFGLSAAQIDPRIKAVVTISMYDMGRDRRQGLGDTMSEADRRKAIETIALQRWIEAEKGEKIFVIGTPEVISTDSPAVAREFYDYYRTPRGFHPRSTTAMSLTSDGALMQFYPFQNLSWISPRPILLIAGEIANSRYFSEAAFKEAKEPKELYIVPGAGHVDLYDRLNFIPFDKIQSFFTKHLV
- a CDS encoding aldehyde dehydrogenase family protein, whose translation is MRSYEKCYINGEWVSPLTSNIWTLVNPATEEPFATVALAGAEDVDVAVKAARAAFPSYSNTSRAERVDLLEAIIERFIRREHDLAEVVTLELGTPVSQKIHAPAALASFKQALASLKDYEFEYHLGPNTVRREPIGVCGLITAWNWPLQLLATKLAYALAVGCTVVLKPSEFTPLSAIHLTEVLHEAGVPKGVFNLVLGDGPVVGNAISKHVDIDMVSFTGSTRAGVLIAEAAAPSVKRVAQELGGKSANVILDDADLRAAAKWNVTRAFSNTGQSCHAPSRILVHESQMDELLDLLESEAEAIKVGNPLDPQVSMGPVVNKLQFDRVQEYIKIGIEEGATVRVGGVGRPEGLQRGYFVKPTIFANVKPEMRISQEEIFGPVLAVIPYSTEEEAVQIANGTPYGLGGYVFTTNRERGVSVGRQLRAGRVFLNGAVSNTEAPMGGYKRSGNGREMGVFGLEEYLEVKAMIGFDN
- a CDS encoding LysR substrate-binding domain-containing protein, yielding MELRHLRYFIAAAEEEHFGRAAVRLHITRPAVSQIIADLEGELGTPLFERLAHTVKLTAAGRTLLPLLVRVMDDLNEAIVLTKRVGHGMTGTLRIGYGSLTLMHSLFKAAVKLFRTTYPEINLSLVEVSTSQQAKALAEGKIDAGFMHLGPNPHPGKRRTEINMEREGIVLDSVCIQTGSVGVAVPNDHRFARRKSLTLEDLADEPLVVDPKSSSSLSYGQLYAFCQAAGFEPNIVQEVSTIASQLNLISVGMGIGLAVMGKNFQYPSDVTVVPLMNLNYSTRFIFGWVHRQNDPVLDKMIEIVKNLSK
- a CDS encoding 2-hydroxyacid dehydrogenase translates to MKKIVVYKPLPEETIQYLRSHAEVTIVDPKQPGALIEALKDADGAIGTGVKMNAETLDGATRLKVLSTVSVGFDAFDVDYLNQRGILLTNTPDVLTESTADTAFSLVLLTGRRLAELASYVKAGNWTKKIAEDRFGVDVHHKTLGIIGLGRIGTSVARRAALGFEMNVLYTDRAVNALAEREYGAKKVGLDELLKSSDFVLVQAPLTPETRNLISTPQLKAMKRSAFLINASRGPIVDEPALIEALKDGTIAGAGLDVYWEEPLPAESPLLKLDNVVTLPHIGSATHETRQAMNRNAAENLISALDGNLSANMVNPDVLKR
- a CDS encoding HpcH/HpaI aldolase family protein; the protein is MKVAARDLVRNVVKEKLARDEVALSMTVRLVRTAEIVAIAKTAGFDTFYIDLEHSTLSIESAAQICMTAMNAEIAPFVRLPNLSPDVIARILDGGALGVIAPHVESAEQARQVVRAAKFPPLGERSHGGVLPHMGFRSLPSSEVGQAVNDATMVVIMIETKEALAAIDEIAAIDGVDLLFIGTNDLCASLGIPGQFEHEMIRDAYSRGMAACRKHGKHLGVGGLNSHPKLVAQFVEMGARYVSAGTDISFLLSAASAKAAVMRDL